In a single window of the Biomphalaria glabrata chromosome 5, xgBioGlab47.1, whole genome shotgun sequence genome:
- the LOC106060682 gene encoding cytochrome c oxidase assembly factor 7 homolog — protein MARGYDLTSDAGTKEYLRDVEIEYQFQCLDQKEVDGCHRLGEFLENIRKNTTAAAAIYKENCDKGNYARSCLKYGHCLNFGNGVKEDKTAALQYFEKTCKLGNGSGCFYAGHIDLKLSLAEGKTPDKAVQLMSQSCDLKCSEGCFILASWHLLGRYTDKDLRKAFELNQKGCNLENVGCCSNLSIMYRHGHGTNKDLSLATEMKKRAEQYSADHLKKQPVLKVNE, from the exons ATGGCTAGAGGTTACGATTTAACTTCAGATGCTGGTACAAAAGAGTACTTACGAGATGTTGAAATTGAATATCAATTTCAATGTCTGGATCAAAAGGAAGTTGATG GATGTCATCGATTGGGAGAGTTTTTGGAAAATATCAGAAAAAATACCACAGCTGCAGCAGctatttataaagaaaactgTGATAAAGGCAACTATGCCAGAAGTTGTCTTAAATATGGTCATTGTCTAAACTTTGGAAACG gTGTGAAGGAAGATAAAACAGCTGCTTTACAGTACTTTGAGAAGACTTGTAAGTTAGGGAATGGCTCTGGATGTTTTTATGCAGGACACATTGACCTGAAATTGAGTTTAGCAGAGGGAAAGACTCCTGATAAAGCTGTCCAACTGATGTCGCAGTCATGTGACCTGAAATGTTCTGAAGGCTGTTTTATTCTAGCCTCTTGGCATTTACTTGGTCGCTACACAGATAAAGACCTTAGAAAAGCCTTTGAATTGAATCAGAAAGGTTGTAACTTGGAAAATGTAGGTTGCTGTAGTAATTTAAGTATCATGTACCGACATGGTCATGGTACTAACAAGGACTTATCTTTGGCAACAGAGATGAAGAAACGTGCAGAGCAATATTCTgctgaccatttaaaaaaacagccagttttaaaagttaatgaataa
- the LOC106060680 gene encoding uncharacterized protein LOC106060680: MSLDYKVSAYKPSRPITRSVTNYGSMSSWMPRQRQSLVLPSSYGKSLHDLGTRPLLPPTPLGMPSLHDTYLNRPSPFNLGEATQTYRSCHDLHVSQGSNPLKDDEYSSAVMRHGRLGQNGSWRHLKEVMQAAGNRLVFVDGQIASKDGIMGSLKENQGDFLPTIAPNKKAVNMSNNTQQEPPIARYDLIDIRKGLEKYNWSILR, encoded by the exons ATGTCATTAGATTACAAGGTCTCTGCCTACAAACCAAGCAGACCAATCACGCGATCTGT CACAAACTATGGCTCAATGTCTAGTTGGATGCCGAGACAAAGACAGAGCCTTGTTTTGCCCTCATCTTATGGCAAATCACTTCACGACTTGGGCACTAGACCTCTACTTCCGCCAACACCATTAGGAATGCCTAGTCTCCACGACACGTATTTAAATAGACCATCACCATTCAAT TTAGGAGAAGCTACACAGACATACAGATCCTGTCATGACCTACATGTGTCTCAAGGATCTAATCCTTTGAA AGATGATGAATATTCAAGTGCAGTTATGAGACATGGACGTCTAGGTCAGAATGGAAGCTGGAGGCACCTGAAGGAAGTCATGCAAGCTGCTGGGAACAGATTAGTCTTTGTTGATG GTCAAATAGCTTCAAAAGATGGTATCATGGGAAGCTTGAAGGAGAATCAAGGAGACTTTTTGCCAACTATAGCACCAAACAAAAAAGCAGTCAACATGTCTAACAATACACAGCAAGAACCCCCGA ttGCCAGATATGACTTGATAGACATCAGAAAAGGTTTAGAGAAATATAACTGGAGTATTCTACGCTAG